The Desulfovibrionales bacterium genome includes a window with the following:
- a CDS encoding metal ABC transporter permease codes for MESLFATIYSLLDTALPFAWAASLFMKRAFLEIMLITPLCAIVGIQVVNYRMAFFSDAISHSAFAGIALGLLLNINPLLTMVVFGVLVALGIAKFKTRSDLPMDTIIGVFFAATIALGIAIISTRKGLSQTLSPFLFGDVLTIAEMEIAVTFALFAVVLIFIALSYNRLLLTGINEPLARSQDIPVKIYNYIFAIILAVVVTVGIRTIGMLLITALLIVPPASARNVSRNVRQMFWYALVFAWVSGISGLVISFYTDMATGASIILTASLCFLLTFIISLVRR; via the coding sequence ATGGAATCTCTCTTCGCCACAATCTACAGCCTTCTGGACACCGCCCTCCCATTCGCCTGGGCCGCTTCTCTCTTTATGAAAAGGGCCTTTCTGGAAATCATGCTCATAACCCCGCTCTGCGCCATCGTCGGCATACAGGTGGTAAATTACCGTATGGCCTTTTTCAGTGATGCCATCTCTCATTCGGCCTTTGCCGGTATCGCCCTCGGCCTGCTTTTAAACATAAATCCGCTCCTGACCATGGTCGTATTCGGGGTCCTGGTAGCCTTGGGCATCGCCAAGTTTAAAACCCGTTCCGATCTCCCTATGGACACCATAATCGGCGTCTTTTTTGCCGCCACCATCGCCCTGGGTATCGCCATAATCAGCACTCGCAAAGGTCTCTCCCAGACCCTTTCCCCTTTCCTCTTTGGTGACGTCCTCACCATAGCAGAAATGGAGATAGCCGTCACTTTCGCCCTGTTCGCAGTCGTTCTTATCTTCATAGCCCTTAGCTATAACCGCCTCCTACTCACCGGGATCAACGAACCATTGGCGCGCTCACAAGACATCCCGGTCAAGATCTATAACTACATTTTTGCCATAATCCTGGCCGTGGTGGTAACCGTGGGTATAAGAACTATCGGCATGCTGCTTATCACCGCGCTCCTTATTGTCCCCCCGGCCAGCGCCCGAAATGTCAGCCGGAACGTCCGCCAGATGTTCTGGTACGCTCTGGTTTTTGCCTGGGTATCCGGTATCTCCGGGCTGGTAATCTCCTTCTACACCGATATGGCCACCGGCGCCTCTATCATCCTCACGGCATCGCTCTGCTTTTTACTCACCTTTATAATCAGCCTGGTAAGAAGATAA
- a CDS encoding metal ABC transporter ATP-binding protein — MANTAIELVNVSVTVNRVSLLKNVSAGIPKGKITALIGPNGAGKTTLILAILGVIPHEGEIFFLRDGRRETARPRIGYVPQRLDFDRGLPLTVLDFLTLSSQRRPLWLGYQQAKRDKALEALREIGVEHLRERQIGRLSGGELQRVMLAMAISRDPEILLLDEPATGVDVSGEVLFCEFMTRVQREGHLTMVIVSHDLSIVTGHAEHVICLNRTVQCQGGAPEVLTPENIMAVYGPHAGLYRHGQDIRPGASTTCIHPLHHK, encoded by the coding sequence ATGGCCAACACAGCTATCGAACTTGTAAATGTAAGCGTAACTGTAAATCGTGTGTCTCTTCTAAAGAATGTCAGCGCCGGCATCCCTAAGGGCAAAATTACGGCCCTGATCGGCCCCAACGGTGCCGGGAAGACTACGCTGATACTGGCCATCCTCGGTGTCATCCCGCATGAAGGGGAGATATTCTTTCTCCGGGACGGCCGGCGGGAAACAGCCAGACCCCGCATCGGTTACGTTCCGCAGCGCCTGGATTTTGATCGCGGGTTGCCGCTCACCGTCCTCGATTTTCTCACCCTTTCTTCCCAACGGCGCCCCCTCTGGCTGGGCTACCAACAGGCAAAAAGAGACAAGGCCCTGGAAGCCCTCCGTGAGATCGGTGTGGAACACTTGCGCGAGCGTCAGATCGGACGGCTATCCGGCGGAGAACTGCAGCGGGTTATGCTGGCCATGGCTATCTCGCGGGATCCGGAAATCCTGCTTCTGGACGAACCGGCCACGGGGGTCGACGTCTCCGGAGAAGTCCTGTTCTGTGAATTTATGACCCGGGTGCAGAGGGAAGGCCACTTAACCATGGTGATTGTCTCGCATGATCTTTCCATAGTGACCGGCCATGCCGAACACGTCATCTGCCTTAACCGAACCGTCCAGTGCCAGGGTGGAGCGCCGGAAGTATTGACACCGGAAAATATCATGGCCGTCTATGGCCCCCACGCCGGTCTGTACCGGCACGGCCAGGATATACGCCCCGGCGCATCTACGACCTGTATCCATCCCTTGCACCATAAATAA
- the trpB gene encoding tryptophan synthase subunit beta, with amino-acid sequence MLPDKRGHFGMFGGRFVPETLMPALMELGKKYHYYRKDRSFKEELRFYLTEYTGRPTPLYFCKRLTEKLKRARVYLKREDLTHTGAHKINNTLGQVLLARKMGKKRVIAETGAGQHGVATATAAALLGLECDVYMGAVDIKRQAMNVFRMQLLGAKVIPVEQGSKTLKDAINEAIRDWVTNVQNTHYVIGSVVGPHPYPMIVRDFQSVIGQETRRQILKKEGRLPDVIIACVGGGSNAMGIFYPFRSDPVRLIGVEAGGEGIPSGQHSATLGAGSIGVLHGAMSYLLQTADGQIRDTHSVAAGLDYPGVGPEHAHYQDSKRAEYVSVTDAEALEGFKLLSETEGIIPALESAHAIAYAAKIVPRLSRKDIVVINLSGRGDKDVETVAGLLAGGAA; translated from the coding sequence ATGCTTCCAGACAAAAGAGGGCATTTTGGCATGTTTGGGGGACGTTTTGTCCCGGAAACATTGATGCCGGCCCTTATGGAACTCGGGAAAAAATATCACTACTACCGGAAAGACAGGTCCTTTAAGGAAGAGCTCCGCTTCTACCTTACGGAATACACGGGCAGGCCAACCCCGCTTTACTTCTGCAAGCGTCTTACGGAGAAACTAAAAAGGGCCAGGGTCTATTTAAAGCGGGAAGACTTGACCCACACCGGGGCACACAAGATAAATAATACCTTGGGCCAGGTCTTGCTGGCCAGGAAAATGGGCAAAAAGCGGGTTATTGCCGAGACCGGAGCCGGACAGCACGGCGTGGCCACGGCCACCGCTGCGGCCCTTTTGGGCCTGGAGTGCGATGTCTATATGGGCGCGGTGGACATCAAGAGACAGGCCATGAATGTCTTTCGTATGCAGCTACTCGGTGCCAAGGTCATACCTGTGGAACAGGGCAGCAAGACCCTGAAGGACGCTATTAACGAGGCTATCCGGGACTGGGTAACCAACGTTCAAAATACCCATTATGTGATCGGCTCGGTGGTGGGGCCGCATCCTTATCCCATGATAGTCCGTGACTTCCAATCGGTAATCGGTCAGGAGACGCGGCGGCAAATCCTAAAAAAAGAGGGACGCCTTCCCGATGTTATTATAGCCTGCGTGGGCGGCGGGAGTAATGCTATGGGCATCTTTTATCCCTTCCGAAGTGACCCGGTCCGCTTGATCGGCGTGGAGGCGGGTGGGGAGGGCATCCCCTCCGGGCAGCACTCGGCTACCCTCGGTGCCGGAAGCATCGGCGTTCTGCATGGGGCTATGAGCTACCTGCTTCAGACCGCTGACGGCCAGATCAGAGATACCCATTCCGTAGCTGCGGGTCTTGACTATCCCGGTGTGGGGCCGGAACACGCCCATTATCAGGATAGCAAGCGCGCGGAATACGTCTCGGTAACGGATGCCGAGGCATTGGAAGGTTTTAAGCTCCTTTCCGAGACCGAGGGGATTATCCCTGCCTTGGAGAGTGCGCATGCCATCGCCTACGCCGCCAAGATTGTGCCCAGGTTGTCCCGTAAGGATATAGTAGTAATCAACCTCTCCGGCCGGGGAGATAAAGATGTAGAGACCGTAGCCGGTCTTTTAGCAGGAGGTGCTGCATGA
- the elyC gene encoding envelope biogenesis factor ElyC, which translates to MFLLKKIISQLLLPLPLCLEISLTGLFLLYFTRRQRLGKALISIGLITLTLLSYGFISDRLLHPLENRYKTYVTEGAADGPKYPPRFVVVLGGGHTSDPKLPMTSQIDDSSMVRLAEGIRIYRKQPGSKLVLSGGRVFDPVPNAEVMAGIARELGVDRNDIIVESRPKDTHDEACIMKSIVGSAPFVLVTSASHMPRAMSLFKKLGMNPIPAPTRHRVKSNQALGPGSFFPHADNLHKSETAVYEYLGIAWTKLRGQI; encoded by the coding sequence ATGTTTCTGCTAAAAAAAATAATCTCTCAACTTTTGCTCCCGCTACCCTTGTGCCTTGAAATTTCCCTTACAGGATTATTCCTGCTGTACTTCACGCGAAGACAAAGGCTGGGCAAGGCGCTTATATCTATCGGCTTAATTACCCTGACGCTTTTAAGCTATGGGTTTATATCTGACCGGCTCCTGCATCCCCTCGAAAACAGATACAAGACTTATGTTACTGAAGGTGCGGCGGATGGGCCTAAATATCCGCCAAGGTTTGTTGTCGTCCTGGGCGGAGGGCATACCTCTGACCCAAAACTTCCCATGACCAGTCAGATAGATGATTCTTCCATGGTTCGTCTGGCAGAGGGAATTCGAATTTACCGGAAGCAACCGGGTAGTAAGCTTGTTTTGTCCGGCGGAAGGGTGTTTGACCCGGTTCCTAATGCCGAGGTTATGGCCGGTATTGCCAGGGAACTTGGTGTTGATAGGAACGATATAATTGTCGAAAGCAGGCCCAAAGATACGCACGATGAGGCCTGCATCATGAAGTCTATAGTCGGCAGCGCCCCTTTTGTCCTGGTGACCTCAGCCTCCCACATGCCGCGGGCCATGTCCCTGTTTAAAAAGCTAGGGATGAATCCGATTCCTGCCCCTACCAGACATCGGGTCAAGAGTAACCAGGCGTTAGGCCCTGGTTCGTTCTTTCCCCATGCGGATAACCTCCATAAGTCGGAAACGGCTGTTTACGAATATTTAGGGATAGCCTGGACCAAACTCAGAGGACAAATATAA
- a CDS encoding phosphoribosylanthranilate isomerase encodes MIRIKVCGITNIEDALAAQALGADAIGLVFAESPRRVEKERARKIVHALPPFVHLVGVFVDEEKSVVEEIADFCRLTVLQFHGSESPEYCAGFTRPVIKAFRISQREDIERMEPYQGKVSAFLLDTYHPALAGGTGQAFDWTMAKEAGKIGPVILAGGLNPDNVEAAIRAVRPYAVDVSSGVEMSPGKKDHDKIQLFIERAQQA; translated from the coding sequence GTGATCAGGATAAAGGTGTGTGGTATCACTAATATTGAGGATGCGTTGGCGGCCCAGGCCCTTGGGGCAGACGCCATAGGGCTGGTATTTGCCGAAAGCCCCCGCCGGGTGGAGAAAGAACGGGCCCGGAAGATCGTCCATGCCCTGCCTCCCTTTGTGCATTTGGTCGGGGTTTTCGTGGATGAAGAAAAGAGCGTGGTAGAGGAGATAGCTGATTTTTGCCGGTTGACGGTCTTGCAGTTCCACGGGTCGGAATCTCCTGAGTATTGTGCGGGATTTACCCGTCCTGTAATTAAGGCATTTCGCATAAGTCAGAGAGAAGATATCGAACGTATGGAACCGTACCAGGGTAAGGTAAGCGCATTTCTTTTAGACACCTATCACCCCGCGCTTGCCGGCGGTACCGGGCAGGCCTTTGATTGGACTATGGCTAAAGAGGCCGGAAAGATCGGGCCGGTTATCCTGGCCGGCGGCCTTAACCCGGATAATGTCGAGGCTGCCATCCGGGCTGTTAGGCCCTATGCGGTTGATGTGAGCAGCGGCGTGGAGATGTCGCCGGGCAAGAAGGATCATGATAAGATACAGCTGTTTATAGAACGGGCGCAGCAGGCGTAA
- the trpA gene encoding tryptophan synthase subunit alpha, with protein sequence MSRIAEVFAGKKKNKKAALIPFLTAGDPSLDHTAELVLEMERQGADLIELGVPFSDPLADGPTIQAASQRALTQGVRLEDVIGLVRNLRSKTRIPLVLMTYYNPVLQYGLKRTARKAAQAGVDGFIIPDLPPEEAEEWKKEADKAGLDTIFLLAPTSDLDRIKKVTRLSSGFIYYVSVTGITGVRKDLPGDLLAKLKLVKKHATVPVSVGFGISTPEQVAMLAPHADGIIVGSAIVNLIARHAEDPQLVPIVGRFVAHLKTGI encoded by the coding sequence ATGAGCCGTATAGCAGAGGTTTTTGCCGGCAAGAAAAAAAACAAGAAAGCTGCTCTCATCCCGTTTCTTACCGCCGGTGATCCATCTCTTGACCATACCGCAGAACTGGTGTTGGAGATGGAACGGCAGGGGGCGGATCTAATTGAATTGGGTGTGCCTTTTTCCGATCCCTTAGCCGACGGGCCGACCATCCAGGCCGCCAGCCAGCGTGCCTTGACCCAGGGTGTACGCCTGGAGGACGTCATCGGCCTGGTTCGGAATCTTCGCAGCAAAACCCGTATCCCGCTCGTCCTGATGACTTATTATAATCCGGTCTTGCAGTATGGGTTGAAACGCACGGCCCGGAAAGCAGCTCAAGCCGGCGTGGATGGCTTTATCATCCCTGATCTTCCTCCCGAAGAAGCAGAAGAGTGGAAAAAAGAGGCAGACAAAGCCGGTCTGGACACCATTTTTCTCCTGGCTCCGACCAGTGACCTCGACCGGATTAAGAAGGTTACCCGCTTGAGCAGCGGTTTTATCTACTATGTCTCGGTTACCGGCATAACCGGCGTCAGGAAAGATCTGCCGGGCGATCTTCTGGCTAAGTTAAAATTGGTCAAGAAACACGCTACCGTTCCTGTGTCTGTGGGATTTGGCATCTCCACACCGGAACAGGTGGCCATGCTGGCCCCGCATGCGGACGGCATCATCGTGGGCAGCGCCATTGTAAATCTTATAGCCAGACATGCTGAAGATCCGCAGCTCGTGCCCATCGTGGGCCGATTTGTGGCCCATCTCAAGACCGGGATATAG